CCGCCCGACAGGTTTCTGCCTTGCCTGATATTATACTGCGTCGATCAGGTGCGGAATGAGAGGTTCGTCTGCTGCCGGCATCGGATAGTCTCTCAGTCTTGTTGCCCGCACCCACTTCAGGGCCTGGTCTTCCCTTCCAATCGGAGTTCCAGTCCACTTGCGGCATATGTAAAGTGGCATCAGCAAATGAAAATCTTCATAAGTGTGACTGGCAAAAGTCAGGGGTGCCAGACACGCCTCGTTAACCTCGATTCCGAGCTCTTCACCAAGTTCGCGGATCAGGGTTTCTTCCGGTCTTTCCCCTGCTTCCACTTTCCCCCCGGGAAATTCCCACAATCCCGCCATGGACTTGCCTTCCGGGCGTTGCGCAAGAAGGATGCGCCCGTCCACGTCAACAAGGGCGCAGGCGGCAACTAGGACGATTTTTGTCATGAATTTCGATCCAGTTTTCAACCGGGGAACA
This region of uncultured Roseibium sp. genomic DNA includes:
- a CDS encoding (deoxy)nucleoside triphosphate pyrophosphohydrolase: MTKIVLVAACALVDVDGRILLAQRPEGKSMAGLWEFPGGKVEAGERPEETLIRELGEELGIEVNEACLAPLTFASHTYEDFHLLMPLYICRKWTGTPIGREDQALKWVRATRLRDYPMPAADEPLIPHLIDAV